The genomic interval CTAAAATCCATTGTTCACGAATTCTTTCTATACCTGCATGAATATTAATTTCTTTGTTTGGATCTGTGTAAGGGCCAGAAGTATCATAGACAGTAACAGGTTCGTTTGGCGTTTTCTTTTTCGTCATTGAATCTGTCGTGTCACTCAATGCGATTTCTCGCATTGCTACCTTAATCTGTGGATGGATTTTACCTGCTACATATACTTTTGTAGAATTAGGAAACGGATGTCTTGTAATTCCGTCTTGTTTCGGTGCGGTGTCTTTGCTCTTCATAAATTTTAGTTAGATCAATTAAATAGTTCGTTTTTTAATAGTCTAATTACTAACCTCCTTGAGTGGATTTAATAATTAAAACTTCATCACTATTTTGAAGTAACCGCAAAGACCAATCTCTTTTTTTAACGACGCTGCCATTTATAGCAACAGCAATTCCGTTCGTTTTTATTTCTAAAAAACGAATTAATTGTGCAACCGCTAAATTTTCTGAAAATTGATGATTTTCTTGGTTTACTTTTATAGTAATCATATTTTATAAATATTTACTGTAAACCAAAGAGAGCTAGTTATGGATAACTAAATCTAAGCAACTTTTTCCTACGTTGGTATTAACCAAATCAGGTTCTAAGGATTTTTCTCAAACTAATTTAATAGCTACTCCTAAAGTTTACTCTACAAATGTATTGTATTATTTCTTGATAATTAAATTTTAAGTCCTTTTAATTACAACTATAAAATAATCAACTAGATAACAACAGGTTAAGAAGATTCTGTTTTATCATTAGGCAAATCATCTTGAAATGCAGATGGTAAAATATCTGGAATTAATTTGATTAAAAGTGGTAATAACAAAGCACCTCCAGGAAGTAAAAATACAGCCAAAGCAGGTATAGCTTTGCATATATCTAATAACTGTATTTTAATTTTTTCCTTTTCTACAGGTGTTAAATTAGAATGTGTAGCTTTTTTAATTAAGAAAACAGCTTCTTTACTTTGCCTTAATTCTTGAGCAAGCCTTAACTTATTTCTATAAATTAATAATTTTATTTCTTCAATGCTGGTCATTATAATTTTCTTCTCTTTCTTTCTGTTTTTAACAGATTTAACTCCCTACTTGTTTGTCCGGCTACAGAGGTGTTTTCTTCTGCTCTTCTTATCAAGTAAGGCATAACGTCTCTAACAGGTCCAAAAGGTAAGTATTTTGCCACATTATAACCTTGATTGGCTAAATTATAGCTAATATGATCACTCATACCAAATAATTGTCCAAACCATAAGCGGTTATCATTTTCTTTAATGTTATGTTTTTTTGCTAAATCCATTAATAAATAAGAGCTATCTTCATTATGAGTTCCTGCAAATAAAGCCATTTTAGGCTGTTCCATCATGTAATTAATAGCAGCATCATAATTGATATCTGTAGCTTGTTTGTCTGCACATATTGGAGAAGCATAGCCTTTTTCTTCTGCTCTTTCTCGTTCTTTTTCCATATAAGCACCTCTAACAACTTTCATTCCTATATAAAAATCTTTTTCTTTTGCTTTCGCATGCAATGTTTTTAGATAGTCCATCCTGTCGTGTTTGTACATTTGTAATGTATTAAAAACGATGGCTTTTTCTTTATTATACGTCTCCATTAACTCTTCTATCAATTCGTCTGCAGCTTTTTGCATCCAGCTTTCTTCTGCATCTATTAATAAAGGAACATCTTTCTGAATGGCAACTTTACAAACTTTATGAAAACGAGCTTCTACTCTATTCCATTCTTCTTCTTCTTTTTGAGTTAAGGTTTTTTCTTCGGATATTTTTTGATACAATTCAAAACGACCAAATCCAGATGGTTTAAAAACCGCATACGGAATGGACTGTTTTTCTTCACAGAAATTAATAATTTTTAATATTTTTTCTAAAGCACCATCAAAACTAACTTCTTGGTCTTGCCCTTCAACAGAATAATCTAATACACTATGTACATTTCCGTTATTATACATATTATCTATAATCGGCATGCAATCTTCTTCCGTTACGCCTCCACAAAAATGATCGAAAACAGTAGAACGTATTAAGCCTTCTACAGGCAAATGTACCTTTAATGCAAAATTTGTAACAGCACTACCAATTCTAACCATCGGCTCGTTCTGTATCATTCTAAACAAAAAATAAGCTCTTTCTAATTGAGAATCTGTTTTTAAAGAAAAGGCAATTTTAGTATTGTCAAAAATATTCATACTATATCGATTTAGTAAAACAAATATAGTATTTGAATGGCAATAATTGAATAATTTATTTTTAATTTGCACACTTAATAATTTACCTATGAAATCTATTAAAGCAGTAACATATCCTGTTCATTTTCAAGACAAAGCCTACAAAGAGCTTTCTAATTTAATTACAACGAATAACTATTCTACGCTCTTTATTTTGGTTGATGAGAATACAATGGAACATTGTTATCCTAAATTTATACCTAATTTAGAAACAGACAAACGCATTGAAGTTATAGAAATTGAGTCTGGAGAAATCAATAAAAACTTAGAAACCTGTGTTGGCGTTTGGAATGTAATTACAGAGTTAGGTGGAGATAGAAAAAGTTTAATTATTACTTTAGGTGGTGGTGTTATTACAGATTTAGGTGGTTTTGTTGCTTCGTGTTTTAAACGCGGAATTGACTTTGTAAATATTCCTACTACGTTATTATCTATGGTTGATGCTTCTGTTGGAGGAAAAACAGGTGTTGATTTAGGCGTACTAAAAAATCAGATTGGATTGTTTGCAAATCCAGAAATGGTAATTGTAGACACTGAGTATTTAACGACCGTTACAGACAGAGAAATTAAATCTGGAACTGCAGAAATACTTAAATATGGTATTACTTACGACCTTAAATTATTTAATGAAATAAAAGACAATAAAGAATTAGTTATAAGTGATTTAATACATCGATCTATAGAGATAAAAAACGAAGTTGTTTTACAAGATCCTAAAGAACAAAGCTTACGTAAAATTTTAAATTTTGGTCATACTTTAGGTCATGCTATTGAGTCTTTTTACCTAGAATCTGAAGACAAAGAAAACCTTACGCATGGTGAAGCAATTGCTATTGGGATGGTTTGTGAGTGTTTTATGTCGGCTAAATTGTTAGGATTCCCAACCGAAAAAGTAAACGAAGTAAAAGAAATTGTTTTATCTATTTACAACAGAACAACTCTTTTAAAAGAAGATTTTTCTGCAATTATGGAATTGCTAAAACACGATAAGAAAAACGTAAACGGACAAGTAAATTTTGTTTTATTAAACGATTATCAAGACTATAAAATAGATTGTAAAGTTCCTGAAGAATTGATTGTGGAGAGTATGGAGTTTTATAATAAATAAAACTATTAGAGATTGCTTCGCTTATAGAAATAAGAATCAAGATATTAAAAAGACCTTTCAACTTAAAAAAATGAAAGGTCTTTTTAATTTTTATTATATTTATTGAAAATACAAAATGAAAATAAATTTCAAGAAATCACAAATTATAATATTAATTATCAATGTTTTTTTAGGAGCATCTACTCACTCTCAATGGAGATATCCAAATTATCAAGAAATAAAAAATGATATAGTAATTACCTACAAAGTAGAATATGAAAATGAGCTTTCTGATGCACAAAAAAAATCTTCACGATTTAAAAAAGAAATAATTGTTTTTTTCAATCAGAATAAACTTATAGAAAAAACAACTAAAAATACTGTAGGCTACGAAACATACTACTTATACGATTATGACAAAGAGAAAATTTATAGTTGTTATAAAAGTCAAGTTAAGAAAGAAGCAATTGTTAAAGACTTTTTAATACCAAAGAAGAAACCAACTAAAATAATTAACGCTCCTAAAAAGTTACTTGGTTTTAATACAGATGTTTACACTATTCCTTTAGGTGAAGCCACTAAAGAAATAATTACAACTAAAGATATTTGTTTACGATATAATAAATTATTTAATGTTGAAGGTTTTTTGCTAAAATACTCTTCTAAAGACAAAAAATTAGGAAATTATACAGTTACAGCTACAAAAATAGATTACACAACTTTACCAGAAGAAACTTATAGTTTAAAAGGTTTTTTAATAAGAACAGATGAAGAACATAAAAAGTATACCTCTGATAGAACCATTAAAAGAGAAAAGATAAAAGAAAAATCTGTAAACAAAATAAATAAAAAAGCACCATCTTATAGTTTAAAAACAATATCTGGAAAAAAATATAAAAGCAATAAA from Polaribacter sejongensis carries:
- a CDS encoding LETM1 domain-containing protein; amino-acid sequence: MTSIEEIKLLIYRNKLRLAQELRQSKEAVFLIKKATHSNLTPVEKEKIKIQLLDICKAIPALAVFLLPGGALLLPLLIKLIPDILPSAFQDDLPNDKTESS
- a CDS encoding proline dehydrogenase family protein → MNIFDNTKIAFSLKTDSQLERAYFLFRMIQNEPMVRIGSAVTNFALKVHLPVEGLIRSTVFDHFCGGVTEEDCMPIIDNMYNNGNVHSVLDYSVEGQDQEVSFDGALEKILKIINFCEEKQSIPYAVFKPSGFGRFELYQKISEEKTLTQKEEEEWNRVEARFHKVCKVAIQKDVPLLIDAEESWMQKAADELIEELMETYNKEKAIVFNTLQMYKHDRMDYLKTLHAKAKEKDFYIGMKVVRGAYMEKERERAEEKGYASPICADKQATDINYDAAINYMMEQPKMALFAGTHNEDSSYLLMDLAKKHNIKENDNRLWFGQLFGMSDHISYNLANQGYNVAKYLPFGPVRDVMPYLIRRAEENTSVAGQTSRELNLLKTERKRRKL
- the thiS gene encoding sulfur carrier protein ThiS → MITIKVNQENHQFSENLAVAQLIRFLEIKTNGIAVAINGSVVKKRDWSLRLLQNSDEVLIIKSTQGG
- a CDS encoding peroxiredoxin family protein, whose amino-acid sequence is MKINFKKSQIIILIINVFLGASTHSQWRYPNYQEIKNDIVITYKVEYENELSDAQKKSSRFKKEIIVFFNQNKLIEKTTKNTVGYETYYLYDYDKEKIYSCYKSQVKKEAIVKDFLIPKKKPTKIINAPKKLLGFNTDVYTIPLGEATKEIITTKDICLRYNKLFNVEGFLLKYSSKDKKLGNYTVTATKIDYTTLPEETYSLKGFLIRTDEEHKKYTSDRTIKREKIKEKSVNKINKKAPSYSLKTISGKKYKSNKQNGKIIIFTFMYLNSDASRKQIPQLNKLKDAFKNKDVEFIAAFLDPEYKIKKFLKTFPFNYEITEDASWLAKKFDVDLFPTNVIIDAKGKYQYYKTSYKSDMFESLSFNIEKLLNDE
- the aroB gene encoding 3-dehydroquinate synthase, with the protein product MKSIKAVTYPVHFQDKAYKELSNLITTNNYSTLFILVDENTMEHCYPKFIPNLETDKRIEVIEIESGEINKNLETCVGVWNVITELGGDRKSLIITLGGGVITDLGGFVASCFKRGIDFVNIPTTLLSMVDASVGGKTGVDLGVLKNQIGLFANPEMVIVDTEYLTTVTDREIKSGTAEILKYGITYDLKLFNEIKDNKELVISDLIHRSIEIKNEVVLQDPKEQSLRKILNFGHTLGHAIESFYLESEDKENLTHGEAIAIGMVCECFMSAKLLGFPTEKVNEVKEIVLSIYNRTTLLKEDFSAIMELLKHDKKNVNGQVNFVLLNDYQDYKIDCKVPEELIVESMEFYNK